Proteins encoded in a region of the Pseudomonas sp. PDNC002 genome:
- a CDS encoding Rrf2 family transcriptional regulator, whose translation MRTDSRLSRMLHVLLHMARDDQPVTSERIARMLGTNPAVVRRTMGGLRDAGYVRSEKGHGGGWTLDCDLGQVTLLDVYRAVGSERLFAMGFDNAHPDCLVEKVVNAALQDAMEQATAILLERLGAVSLADLAGRFSALYPKDH comes from the coding sequence GTGAGAACCGACAGCCGCCTCTCGCGCATGCTCCATGTGCTGCTGCACATGGCCCGTGACGACCAGCCCGTGACCTCCGAGCGCATTGCGCGGATGCTCGGCACCAATCCGGCCGTGGTGCGGCGGACCATGGGCGGCCTGCGCGATGCCGGCTACGTGCGCTCGGAGAAGGGCCACGGCGGCGGCTGGACGCTGGACTGCGACCTCGGGCAGGTGACGCTGCTGGATGTGTACCGCGCCGTCGGCAGCGAGCGCCTGTTCGCCATGGGCTTCGACAATGCGCACCCGGACTGCCTGGTGGAAAAGGTGGTCAATGCCGCGCTGCAGGACGCCATGGAGCAGGCCACCGCGATCCTCCTGGAGCGGCTGGGCGCGGTATCCCTGGCCGACCTCGCCGGACGTTTCAGCGCGCTCTACCCGAAAGAC